A genomic stretch from Helianthus annuus cultivar XRQ/B chromosome 1, HanXRQr2.0-SUNRISE, whole genome shotgun sequence includes:
- the LOC110944768 gene encoding squamosa promoter-binding protein 1, whose translation MDDKFINEMMEEWIEDDDHDNDDRKKGIMGKKSSSSSSSSGSFCQVEDCSSDMSRAKTYHRRHKVCEFHAKAPIVVISGRQQRFCQQCSRFHDLTEFDDAKRSCRRRLAGHNERRRKTSYGETSG comes from the exons ATGGACGATAAGTTTATAAATGAGATGATGGAAGAATGGATagaggatgatgatcatgataaTGATGATAGGAAAAAGGGTATAATGGGAAAGAAGAGTtctagtagtagtagtagtagtggtaGCTTTTGCCAGGTGGAAGACTGCTCAAGTGATATGAGTCGAGCCAAAACATATCATCGGAGACACAAAGTATGTGAGTTTCATGCTAAGGCTCCAATCGTTGTCATTAGTGGACGCCAACAACGTTTTTGCCAGCAATGCAGCAG GTTTCACGACTTAACTGAATTTGATGATGCCAAAAGGAGTTGTCGTAGGCGCTTAGCTGGACACAACGAACGCAGGCGTAAGACCTCCTATGGAGAAACTTCTGGTTAA
- the LOC110944755 gene encoding mitochondrial arginine transporter BAC1 — protein sequence MGENSSYKHYVAGLLSGVSTVIVGHPFDTVKVKLQKHNTEANGFKYRGGFHCTTRILKTEGVRGLYRGATPSFVGMAIESSLVFGIYSQTKQALQGGDLNKKPELHIIIPSAAFAGSIISFVLCPSELVKCRMQIQGTDSVVPAYRKYSGPLNCAIETVKTQGVKGLFRGGVATLLRESIGNAVFFTTYEYLRHSLHLQLKDSSFHHKNKNLVDVGIGIVSGGLGGIAYWSAVLPMDVAKTIIQTNPYKNLSRNPYKILKSIYRRSGIRGCYTGLAPTVLRAFPANAAAIVTYEAASKLLGIVRD from the exons ATGGGAGAGAATTCAAGTTATAAGCATTATGTAGCAGGATTGCTCTCTGGTGTTTCCACGGTCATTGTTGGTCATCCTTTTGACACTGTCAAG GTGAAGCTTCAGAAACACAATACTGAAGCTAATGGATTCAAGTATAGAGGTGGATTTCACTGTACAACTAGGATATTGAAGACCGAAGGA GTAAGAGGACTTTACCGAGGTGCAACACCATCTTTTGTGGGAATGGCTATTGAAAGTTCACTTGTTTTTGGCATTTATTCCCAAACAAAGCAAGCACTGCAG GGAGGAGATCTTAATAAGAAGCCGGAGCTCCATATAATAATTCCTTCAGCAGCTTTTGCTGGATCCATTATCAGCTTTGTATTATGTCCATCAGAGTTGGTCAAG TGTAGGATGCAAATTCAAGGTACTGATTCTGTGGTTCCAGCATATCGTAAATACAGCGGTCCTCTTAATTGCGCGATTGAGACCGTAAAAACTCAAGGG GTTAAGGGATTATTTAGAGGAGGCGTGGCGACTCTATTACGGGAATCTATTGGAAATGCTGTATTTTTTACTACATATGAGTATTTGAGGCATTCTTTGCATCTACAACTCAAAGATTCTTCATTCCATCACAAAAACAAGAATTTGGTGGATGTTGGAATTGGAATTGTGAGTGGTGGTCTTGGTGGTATAGCG TATTGGTCTGCTGTTCTTCCCATGGATGTTGCAAAAACGATAATTCAAACTAACCCATACAAAAATTTAAGTAGAAATCCTTACAAGATTCTAAAATCA ATTTACAGGAGGTCTGGGATTAGAGGATGCTACACAGGTCTAGCTCCTACAGTTTTACGGGCGTTCCCTGCAAATGCTGCTGCAATTGTTACATATGAAGCAGCATCCAAACTCCTTGGAATTGTGCGCGACTAA